CAATTTTGAGCGGTGAGTTAACCGGTCCAGACCAACACCGTCAAGACTTCACACCGAAATTGCTCGGGAGGCGACTCCTGGGGATCCAGAGGGGGTTATGCGTTCAGGTTCTGAATGTTCAAACTCTTGACCGGAGTTCACATCGGCGCTCATGCTCGGCTCACGCCCCGGCGCCGGGTGCCTCCTCAGTGCCTCCTCATACGTACGGGGGCCGGTGACCCTTTTCGGTCACCGGCCCCCGTACGCACCGCGCGGATCCACCGTGGGATCCCGTGGGTATCTCCCGTCACGCCCTATTCGGCCGGCTCGACCCCGGCCCGCAGCAGTCCGTAGGTGTACGCGTCCTCCAGGGCCTGCCAGGAGGCGGCGATCACGTTCTCGCCCACGCCGACCGTCGACCACTCCGCGGTTCCGTCCGCCGTGGTGATCAGCACCCGGGTCGTGGACTCCGTACCGTGCTTGCCTTCCAGGATGCGGACCTTGTAGTCGACCAGCTCCAGTTTGGCCAGTTGCGGGTAGATGCGCTCCAGGCCGACGCGCATGGCCCGGTCCAGCGCGTTGACCGGACCGTTGCCCTCGGCGGTGGCGACGATGCGCTCCCCCTTGGCCCACAGCTTCACGGTCGCCTCGTTGGCGTGCGAGCCGTCCGGGCGGTCCTCGACGATCGCGCGCCAGGACTCCGTACGGAAGTAGGTGAGCGCCCGGCCCTCGGCCTCCTCACGCAGCAGCAGCTCGAAGGAGGCGTCGGCCGCCTCGTAGGTGTAGCCCTTCAGCTCACGTTCCTTGACCCGGCCGACCACGCGGCCGACCAGATCGCGGTCGTCGCCGAGGTCGACACCCAGTTCCTTGCCCTTGAGCTCGATCGAGGCGCGGCCCGCCATGTCGGAGACGAGCATCCGCATGGTGTTGCCGACCAGGGTGGGGTCGATGTGCTGGTAGAGGTCGGGGTCGACCTTGATCGCGGAGGCATGCAGCCCGGCCTTGTGCGCGAAGGCGGAGACACCCACGTACGGCTGGTGGGTGGAGGGGGTCAGGTTGACGACCTCCGCGATGGCGTGCGAGATCCGGGTCATCTCGGCGAGCGCGCCGGGGGGCAGCACCTGCTTGCCGTACTTGAGTTCCAGCGCGGCGACGACGGGGAAGAGGTTCGCGTTGCCGACGCGCTCGCCGTAGCCGTTGGCGGTGCACTGCACATGCGTGGCGCCCGCGTCCACGGCGGCGAGGGTGTTGGCGACGGCGCAGCCGGTGTCGTCCTGGGCGTGGATGCCGAGCCGGGCGCCGGTGTCGGCGAGGACGGTGGCGACCACGGCCTGGATCTGGG
Above is a window of Streptomyces sp. NBC_01498 DNA encoding:
- the cimA gene encoding citramalate synthase gives rise to the protein MTTEPTVTDDSFHVFDTTLRDGAQREGISLTVADKLTIARHLDDFGVGFVEGGWPGANPRDTEFFARARDEIDFKHAKLVAFGATRRPGAKAADDPQVAALLDSGAPVVTLVAKSHDRHVELALRTTLEENLAMVADTVSHLREQGRRVFVDCEHFFDGYRANPEYAKAVVRAASEAGADVVILCDTNGGMLPAQIQAVVATVLADTGARLGIHAQDDTGCAVANTLAAVDAGATHVQCTANGYGERVGNANLFPVVAALELKYGKQVLPPGALAEMTRISHAIAEVVNLTPSTHQPYVGVSAFAHKAGLHASAIKVDPDLYQHIDPTLVGNTMRMLVSDMAGRASIELKGKELGVDLGDDRDLVGRVVGRVKERELKGYTYEAADASFELLLREEAEGRALTYFRTESWRAIVEDRPDGSHANEATVKLWAKGERIVATAEGNGPVNALDRAMRVGLERIYPQLAKLELVDYKVRILEGKHGTESTTRVLITTADGTAEWSTVGVGENVIAASWQALEDAYTYGLLRAGVEPAE